Proteins encoded in a region of the Burkholderia ubonensis subsp. mesacidophila genome:
- the aruF gene encoding arginine/ornithine succinyltransferase subunit alpha, which produces MLFVRPGKLTDLDALAQMARTAQPVLHSLPHDRAALEARVALSEDSFRADVDFPGEEFYLFVLEDTATGKLLGTASIVAAAGYSEPFYAFRNDALIHASRELHVNRKIHALTMSHELTGKSRLAGFYVDPSLRGDAAAHLISRARMMYIAANRRRFTPEVFTLLLGVSDEHGASPFWEAVGRKFFGRDFEDVDIASGGRSRTFIAEVMPGYPLYVPLLPEAAQRVLGEPNASALLAYDIHLEEGFEPDRFVDIFDAGPVLTQQMDRTACVKHAAERTVREAAHQQGDAAYLVSSGSGESFRCVLADLPADAGNDAPLAGDVRAALNVKDGDVVRCVPLHQRDDEELKGDAA; this is translated from the coding sequence ATGTTATTTGTTCGCCCCGGCAAACTCACGGATCTCGATGCGCTCGCGCAGATGGCGCGCACCGCGCAGCCGGTCCTGCACTCGCTGCCGCACGATCGCGCGGCGCTCGAGGCGCGCGTCGCGCTCTCGGAGGATTCGTTCCGCGCGGACGTCGACTTCCCCGGCGAGGAGTTCTATCTCTTCGTGCTGGAAGACACCGCGACCGGCAAGCTGCTCGGCACCGCCAGCATCGTGGCGGCGGCCGGCTACTCCGAGCCGTTCTACGCGTTCCGCAACGACGCGCTGATCCACGCATCGCGCGAGCTGCACGTGAACCGCAAGATCCACGCGCTGACGATGTCGCACGAGCTGACCGGCAAGAGCCGGCTCGCGGGCTTCTACGTCGATCCGTCGCTGCGCGGCGACGCGGCCGCGCACCTGATCTCTCGCGCGCGGATGATGTACATCGCCGCGAACCGCCGCCGCTTCACGCCCGAAGTGTTCACGCTGCTGCTCGGCGTGAGCGACGAGCACGGCGCGTCGCCGTTCTGGGAAGCGGTGGGCCGCAAGTTCTTCGGCCGCGATTTCGAGGACGTCGACATCGCGTCGGGCGGCCGCAGCCGCACGTTCATCGCCGAAGTGATGCCCGGCTACCCGCTGTACGTGCCGCTGCTGCCGGAAGCCGCGCAGCGCGTGCTCGGCGAGCCGAACGCGAGCGCGCTGCTCGCGTACGACATCCATCTCGAGGAAGGCTTCGAGCCGGACCGCTTCGTCGACATCTTCGACGCGGGCCCGGTGCTGACCCAGCAGATGGACCGCACCGCATGCGTGAAGCATGCGGCCGAACGCACGGTGCGCGAAGCCGCGCACCAGCAGGGCGATGCCGCGTACCTCGTATCGAGCGGCAGCGGCGAATCGTTCCGCTGCGTGCTCGCGGATTTGCCGGCCGATGCCGGCAATGACGCGCCGCTCGCCGGCGACGTGCGCGCCGCGCTGAACGTGAAGGATGGCGATGTCGTGCGCTGCGTGCCGCTGCACCAGCGCGACGACGAAGAATTGAAGGGAGACGCAGCATGA
- the astA gene encoding arginine N-succinyltransferase: MIVVRVVQTGDVDALVSLAKETGPGLTTFKPDRDALAARIERTRRTLEGQAQPSEAGYFFVMEDSATGDIAGVCGIESQVGLEQPFYNYRVSTVVHASQELGVWTRMSALNISHDLTGYAEVCSLFLSPRYRTGGVGGLLSRSRFMFIAQFRELFPERICAELRGHFDDDGTSPFWRAVGSHFYQIDFNAADYLSSHGRKSFLAELMPRYPVYVDLLPQDAQDAVGLTHRDTLPARKMLEAEGLRYQNHVDIFDAGPVLECHVNDLRTVRESVVVPVAIGVADEREGMPKSLVSNTSLGDFRVGVAPGVVVNGAFVLSAGDAAALDVKAGDPVRVLPLKVKQG; the protein is encoded by the coding sequence ATGATCGTCGTTCGGGTCGTACAAACGGGCGACGTGGATGCGCTCGTGTCGCTCGCGAAGGAAACCGGTCCGGGCCTGACCACGTTCAAGCCCGACCGCGACGCGCTCGCCGCGCGCATCGAACGCACGCGCCGCACGCTCGAAGGGCAGGCACAGCCGTCGGAAGCCGGCTACTTCTTCGTGATGGAAGACTCGGCGACGGGCGACATCGCGGGCGTGTGCGGAATCGAATCGCAAGTCGGCCTCGAGCAGCCGTTCTACAACTACCGCGTGAGCACGGTCGTCCACGCGAGCCAGGAGCTCGGCGTGTGGACGCGGATGTCCGCGCTGAACATCTCGCACGACCTGACCGGCTACGCGGAAGTGTGCTCGCTGTTCCTGAGCCCGCGCTACCGCACGGGCGGCGTCGGCGGCCTGCTGTCGCGCTCGCGCTTCATGTTCATCGCGCAGTTCCGCGAACTGTTTCCGGAACGCATCTGCGCGGAGCTGCGCGGCCACTTCGACGACGACGGCACGTCGCCGTTCTGGCGCGCGGTCGGTTCGCACTTCTACCAGATCGACTTCAACGCCGCGGACTACCTGAGCTCGCACGGCCGCAAGTCGTTCCTCGCGGAACTGATGCCGCGCTACCCGGTGTACGTCGACCTGCTGCCGCAGGACGCGCAGGACGCGGTCGGCCTCACGCACCGCGACACGCTGCCGGCGCGCAAGATGCTCGAGGCGGAAGGGCTGCGCTACCAGAACCACGTCGACATCTTCGACGCGGGCCCGGTGCTCGAATGCCACGTCAACGACCTGCGCACGGTGCGCGAGAGCGTCGTCGTGCCGGTCGCGATCGGCGTAGCCGACGAGCGTGAGGGTATGCCGAAGTCGCTCGTGTCGAACACGTCGCTCGGCGACTTCCGCGTCGGCGTCGCGCCGGGCGTCGTCGTGAACGGCGCGTTCGTGCTGTCGGCCGGCGATGCCGCCGCGCTCGACGTGAAGGCGGGCGATCCGGTCCGCGTGCTGCCGCTCAAAGTCAAACAGGGATAA
- the astD gene encoding succinylglutamate-semialdehyde dehydrogenase — MTELFIDGAWVAGSGHVFASRNPGTDEIAWQGASASAADVDRAVASARRAFAGWSALDFEARCEIAKRFAALLNERKEALATAIGRETGKPLWEARTEVAAMAAKVGISIQAYQERTGEKRQDMADGVAVLRHRPHGVVAVFGPYNFPGHLPNGHIVPALIAGNTVVFKPSELAPGVARATVEVWKDAGLPDGVLNLVQGEKDTGIALANHRQIDGLFFTGSSDTGTLLHKQFGGRPEIVLALEMGGNNPLVIGEVEDIDAAVHHTIQSAFLSAGQRCTCARRIFVPQGAAGDRFLARFVDVTSKITADVFDADPQPFMGAVISARAAAKLVDAQSRLVAQGAKPIIAMEQRDPRLGFVNASILDVTGVADLPDEEHFGPLAQIIRYATFDEAIERANDTAFGLSAGLIADDANAWAHFRRTIRAGIVNWNRPTNGASSAAPFGGAGRSGNHRPSAYYAADYCAYPMASVESTQLTLPASLSPGLHF, encoded by the coding sequence ATGACGGAACTCTTCATCGACGGCGCCTGGGTCGCGGGCTCGGGCCATGTCTTCGCGTCGCGCAACCCGGGCACCGACGAGATCGCGTGGCAGGGCGCGAGCGCGTCGGCCGCCGACGTCGACCGTGCGGTCGCGAGCGCGCGCCGCGCGTTCGCCGGCTGGTCGGCGCTCGACTTCGAAGCGCGCTGCGAGATCGCGAAGCGCTTCGCGGCGCTGCTCAACGAGCGCAAGGAAGCGCTCGCGACGGCGATCGGCCGCGAGACCGGCAAGCCGCTGTGGGAAGCGCGCACCGAGGTCGCGGCGATGGCCGCGAAGGTCGGCATCTCGATCCAGGCGTACCAGGAACGCACCGGCGAGAAGCGCCAGGACATGGCCGACGGCGTCGCGGTGCTGCGCCACCGTCCGCACGGCGTCGTCGCGGTGTTCGGGCCGTACAACTTCCCGGGCCATTTGCCGAACGGCCACATCGTGCCGGCGCTGATCGCGGGCAACACGGTCGTGTTCAAGCCGTCCGAGCTCGCGCCGGGCGTCGCGCGCGCGACCGTCGAAGTATGGAAGGACGCGGGCCTGCCCGACGGCGTGCTGAACCTCGTGCAGGGCGAGAAGGACACCGGCATCGCGCTCGCGAACCATCGCCAGATCGACGGGCTGTTCTTCACCGGCAGCTCGGACACGGGCACGCTGCTGCACAAGCAGTTCGGCGGCCGTCCGGAGATCGTGCTCGCGCTCGAGATGGGCGGCAACAACCCGCTCGTGATCGGCGAGGTCGAGGACATCGACGCGGCCGTGCACCACACGATCCAGTCGGCGTTCCTGTCCGCCGGCCAACGCTGCACGTGCGCGCGTCGCATCTTCGTGCCGCAGGGCGCGGCGGGCGACCGCTTCCTCGCGCGCTTCGTCGACGTCACGTCGAAGATCACGGCGGACGTGTTCGACGCCGATCCGCAGCCGTTCATGGGCGCGGTGATCTCGGCGCGCGCGGCCGCGAAGCTGGTCGACGCGCAATCGCGCCTCGTCGCTCAGGGCGCGAAGCCGATCATCGCGATGGAACAGCGCGACCCGCGCCTCGGCTTCGTCAACGCGTCGATCCTCGACGTGACCGGCGTCGCCGACCTGCCCGACGAGGAGCACTTCGGCCCGCTCGCGCAGATCATCCGCTACGCGACGTTCGACGAAGCGATCGAGCGCGCGAACGACACCGCGTTCGGCTTGTCCGCGGGCCTCATCGCCGACGACGCGAATGCGTGGGCGCACTTCCGCCGCACGATCCGCGCGGGGATCGTCAACTGGAACCGGCCGACCAACGGCGCGTCGTCCGCTGCGCCGTTCGGCGGCGCGGGCCGCTCCGGCAACCACCGCCCGAGCGCGTACTACGCGGCCGACTACTGCGCGTATCCGATGGCGTCGGTGGAGAGCACCCAATTGACCCTGCCCGCGAGCCTGTCGCCGGGCCTGCATTTCTGA
- the astB gene encoding N-succinylarginine dihydrolase, whose protein sequence is MNAQEANFDGLVGPTHNYAGLSFGNVASLNNEKSAANPKAAAKQGLRKMKQLADLGFAQGVLPPQERPSLRLLRELGFSGKDADVIAKAAKQAPELLAAASSASAMWTANAATVSPSADTSDGRVHFTPANLCSKLHRAIEHESTRRTLSTLFADPARFVVHEALTGTPALGDEGAANHTRFCAQYGQPGVEFFVYGRSEYRRGPEPKRFPARQTFEASRAVAHRHGLREDATVYAQQDPDVIDAGVFHNDVISVGNRDTLFTHERAFVNKQAIYDTLTAALDARGAHLNVIEVPDAAVSVSDAVTSYLFNSQLLSRADGSQVLVVPQECRENANVAAYLDSLAAGNGPIRDVLVFDLRESMKNGGGPACLRLRVVLNDAERAAVTSNVWINDTLFASLDAWIEKHYRDRLAPDDLADPALLEESRTALDELTQILRVGSLYDFQR, encoded by the coding sequence ATGAACGCACAAGAAGCCAATTTCGACGGACTCGTCGGCCCGACCCACAACTACGCCGGGCTGTCGTTCGGCAACGTGGCGTCGCTGAACAACGAGAAATCGGCCGCGAACCCGAAGGCCGCCGCGAAGCAGGGCCTGCGCAAGATGAAGCAGCTGGCCGACCTCGGCTTCGCGCAGGGCGTGCTGCCGCCGCAGGAGCGCCCGTCGCTGCGCCTGCTGCGCGAGCTCGGGTTCTCCGGCAAGGACGCGGACGTGATCGCGAAGGCCGCGAAGCAGGCGCCCGAGCTGCTCGCCGCGGCGAGCTCCGCGTCGGCGATGTGGACCGCGAACGCGGCGACGGTGAGCCCGTCGGCCGACACGAGCGACGGCCGCGTGCACTTCACGCCGGCGAACCTGTGCAGCAAGCTGCACCGCGCGATCGAGCACGAGTCGACGCGTCGCACGCTGTCGACGCTGTTCGCCGACCCGGCGCGCTTCGTCGTGCATGAGGCGCTGACCGGCACGCCGGCGCTCGGCGACGAAGGCGCGGCGAACCACACGCGCTTTTGCGCGCAGTACGGCCAGCCGGGCGTCGAGTTCTTCGTGTATGGCCGCTCGGAATACCGCCGCGGGCCGGAGCCGAAGCGCTTCCCGGCGCGCCAGACCTTCGAGGCGAGCCGCGCGGTCGCGCATCGCCACGGGCTGCGCGAGGACGCGACGGTCTACGCGCAGCAGGACCCGGACGTGATCGACGCGGGCGTGTTCCACAACGACGTGATCTCGGTCGGCAACCGCGACACGCTGTTCACGCACGAGCGCGCGTTCGTCAACAAGCAGGCGATCTACGACACGCTGACGGCGGCGCTCGACGCGCGCGGCGCGCACCTGAACGTGATCGAGGTGCCGGATGCGGCGGTGAGCGTGTCTGACGCGGTGACGTCGTATCTGTTCAACAGCCAGCTGCTGTCGCGCGCCGACGGCTCGCAGGTGCTCGTCGTGCCGCAGGAGTGCCGCGAGAACGCGAACGTCGCCGCGTACCTGGACAGCCTCGCGGCCGGCAACGGCCCGATCCGCGACGTGCTGGTGTTCGACCTGCGCGAGAGCATGAAGAACGGCGGCGGCCCGGCGTGCCTGCGCCTGCGCGTCGTGCTGAACGACGCGGAGCGCGCGGCCGTCACGTCGAACGTGTGGATCAACGACACGCTGTTCGCGTCGCTCGACGCGTGGATCGAGAAGCACTACCGCGACCGTCTCGCGCCGGACGACCTGGCCGACCCGGCGTTGCTCGAAGAGTCGCGCACCGCGCTCGACGAACTCACGCAGATCCTGCGCGTCGGGTCGCTGTATGACTTCCAGCGCTGA
- the astE gene encoding succinylglutamate desuccinylase codes for MRDAAWLDDFLAFTLAGDAPAVRDGVCAGGAVRWQWQGEGLLTLEPGAADPASRRSVLVSAGVHGDETAPIELLSMLVRDVAAGTLPLACRLFVVLGNSPAMRAGERYLDDDLNRLFSGRHAQVPDSREAPRAAQLEAAAAAFFAAAPAEPGARWHVDMHTAIRASVFEQFALLPHTGTPPSRTMVEWLGDARIAAVLLHTAKGHTYSHFTAEHCGALACTLELGKVRPFGQNDLTRFAAADLAVRRLVSGAKRDEGASLPRVFTVIDQITKQSDALELFVAADVANFTPFPRGTVLAQDGAYRYTVRHDEERIVFPNPSVKPGLRAGLLVVDTTRETLAALV; via the coding sequence ATGCGCGACGCGGCCTGGCTCGACGACTTCCTCGCGTTCACGCTGGCCGGCGACGCGCCGGCCGTGCGCGACGGCGTCTGCGCCGGCGGCGCGGTGCGCTGGCAGTGGCAGGGAGAAGGGCTGCTCACGCTCGAGCCAGGCGCGGCGGATCCGGCGTCGCGCCGCAGCGTGCTCGTGTCGGCCGGCGTGCACGGCGACGAGACCGCGCCGATCGAGCTGCTGTCGATGCTGGTGCGCGACGTCGCGGCCGGCACGCTGCCGCTCGCGTGCCGGTTGTTCGTCGTGCTTGGCAATTCGCCGGCGATGCGCGCGGGCGAGCGCTATCTCGACGACGACCTGAACCGCCTGTTCAGCGGGCGCCACGCGCAGGTGCCGGACAGCCGCGAGGCGCCGCGCGCCGCGCAGCTCGAGGCGGCTGCCGCGGCGTTCTTCGCGGCGGCGCCGGCCGAACCCGGCGCGCGCTGGCATGTGGACATGCACACGGCGATCCGCGCATCGGTGTTCGAGCAGTTCGCGCTGCTGCCGCATACGGGCACGCCGCCGTCGCGCACGATGGTCGAATGGCTCGGCGATGCGCGCATCGCGGCGGTGCTGCTGCATACCGCGAAGGGCCATACGTATTCGCATTTCACGGCCGAGCATTGCGGCGCGCTCGCGTGCACGCTGGAGCTCGGCAAGGTGCGGCCGTTCGGCCAGAACGACCTGACGCGCTTCGCGGCCGCCGATCTGGCGGTGCGCCGGCTGGTGTCGGGCGCAAAGCGCGACGAAGGCGCGTCGTTGCCGCGCGTGTTCACGGTGATCGACCAGATCACGAAGCAGAGCGACGCGCTAGAGCTGTTCGTCGCGGCCGACGTCGCGAACTTCACGCCGTTTCCGCGCGGCACGGTGCTCGCGCAGGACGGCGCGTACCGCTACACGGTGCGGCACGACGAGGAGCGGATCGTGTTTCCGAACCCGTCGGTGAAGCCGGGCCTGCGCGCGGGCCTGCTCGTCGTCGACACCACGCGCGAGACGCTCGCCGCGCTCGTCTGA
- a CDS encoding ABC transporter substrate-binding protein, producing MKLDWRKVAAHAVVTAVAVAAGSAFAADLKEIRFGVEASYAPFEYKTPDGKLTGFDIDIGNAVCAKLKTKCVWVENDFDGLIPALQARKFDAINSDMTITDQRKHAIAFTDPIYTIPNQLIAKTGSGLLPTPQSLKGKRVGVLQGTIQEAYAKKKWAPAGVDVVPYQTQDLAYADLKSGRLDATFQDSEAGAKGFLSKPQGAGFAYAGGTVSDAEILGSGVGFGLRKNDAALKTALDQALKDLKADGTIDNLAKKYFSVPVTLK from the coding sequence ATGAAGTTGGATTGGCGAAAAGTGGCCGCGCACGCGGTGGTGACGGCGGTGGCCGTGGCGGCAGGCAGCGCGTTTGCGGCGGATCTGAAGGAGATCCGTTTCGGCGTCGAGGCATCGTATGCGCCGTTCGAGTACAAGACGCCCGACGGCAAGCTGACCGGCTTCGACATCGATATCGGCAACGCGGTGTGCGCGAAGCTGAAGACCAAGTGCGTGTGGGTCGAGAACGACTTCGACGGCCTGATCCCGGCGCTGCAGGCGCGCAAGTTCGACGCGATCAACTCGGACATGACGATCACCGACCAGCGCAAGCACGCGATCGCGTTCACCGATCCGATCTACACGATCCCGAACCAGCTGATCGCGAAGACGGGCAGCGGCCTGCTGCCGACGCCGCAATCGCTGAAGGGCAAGCGCGTCGGCGTGCTGCAGGGCACGATCCAGGAAGCGTATGCGAAGAAGAAGTGGGCGCCGGCCGGCGTCGACGTCGTGCCGTACCAGACCCAGGATCTCGCGTACGCGGACCTGAAGTCGGGCCGTCTCGACGCGACGTTCCAGGATTCGGAAGCGGGCGCGAAGGGCTTCCTGTCGAAGCCGCAGGGCGCGGGCTTCGCGTACGCGGGCGGCACGGTGAGCGACGCCGAGATCCTCGGCTCGGGCGTCGGCTTCGGCCTGCGCAAGAACGACGCGGCGCTGAAGACCGCGCTCGACCAGGCGCTCAAGGACCTGAAGGCGGACGGCACGATCGACAACCTCGCGAAGAAGTACTTCAGCGTGCCGGTGACGCTGAAGTAA
- a CDS encoding HDOD domain-containing protein yields MSITEHLPRTALLDKLWIRMNERGDFPLLSESLRATMAAMKNDDLDFTALVRVVLSDFALTQKVLRLANSAMYMAFGGNITTVTRALMVLGMDAVGHLVVGLKLVDHFHQSTSRRIDAKLELNRALLSGCVARKLTEHVDLRAGEEAVVCSLMRQVGKLLVVCYLDNEWDRIRRRAAELHGDDEAACVDVLGVGFDEIGLEAAARWRLPDVIRAGMTDDDSHDLVEDDGEARDASDDDSPASEIAWLRAVSRCSTDVASALAMPASPQRDARIASLAQHYGAVLDTGPDALVEIADRLVREEASDTVMREIVELRANADAIARAQGEPEACLEAGLSDLRALPSEHVLTPVLALASESLLAGLAFTRTVMFVRHDDGTFAARLGFGAGVDAALDKLRFDERFEPDVFHLAISNSVGIFIEQAREPKMMKRLPAWYLDAFDDAHAFVLLPVRVGAGSVALLYGDWAGAQPARKITQQEMAVLNEMARELGRFFTH; encoded by the coding sequence ATGTCAATCACCGAACACCTGCCCCGGACGGCGCTGCTCGACAAGCTGTGGATCCGGATGAACGAACGGGGCGACTTCCCCCTGCTGTCGGAATCGCTGCGCGCGACCATGGCCGCGATGAAGAACGACGATCTCGACTTCACCGCGCTCGTGCGCGTCGTGCTGTCCGATTTCGCGCTGACGCAGAAAGTGCTGCGGCTCGCCAACTCCGCGATGTATATGGCGTTCGGCGGCAACATCACGACCGTGACCCGCGCACTGATGGTGCTCGGCATGGACGCGGTCGGCCATCTCGTCGTCGGCCTGAAGCTCGTCGATCACTTCCACCAGAGCACGTCGCGCCGCATCGACGCGAAGCTCGAGCTGAACCGCGCGCTGCTGTCGGGCTGCGTCGCCCGCAAGCTGACCGAGCACGTGGACCTGCGCGCCGGCGAGGAAGCGGTCGTCTGCTCGCTGATGCGCCAGGTCGGCAAGCTGCTGGTCGTCTGCTACCTCGACAACGAATGGGACCGGATCCGCCGGCGCGCCGCCGAGCTGCACGGCGACGACGAGGCCGCCTGCGTCGACGTGCTCGGCGTCGGCTTCGACGAGATCGGCCTCGAGGCGGCCGCCCGCTGGCGGCTGCCCGACGTGATCCGCGCGGGCATGACCGACGACGACAGCCACGACCTCGTGGAGGACGACGGCGAAGCGCGCGACGCGTCCGACGACGACAGCCCGGCCAGCGAGATCGCCTGGCTGCGCGCGGTGAGCCGCTGCTCGACCGACGTCGCGAGCGCGCTGGCGATGCCGGCGAGCCCGCAGCGCGACGCGCGCATCGCGTCGCTCGCGCAGCACTACGGCGCGGTGCTCGACACCGGCCCGGACGCGCTCGTCGAGATCGCCGACCGGCTCGTGCGCGAAGAGGCGAGCGATACCGTGATGCGCGAGATCGTCGAGCTGCGCGCGAACGCGGATGCGATCGCGCGTGCGCAGGGCGAGCCCGAGGCCTGCCTCGAGGCCGGTCTCTCGGACCTGCGCGCGCTGCCGTCCGAACACGTGCTGACGCCGGTGCTCGCGCTCGCGTCGGAAAGCCTGCTGGCGGGCCTCGCGTTCACCCGCACGGTGATGTTCGTGCGGCACGACGACGGCACGTTTGCCGCGCGCCTCGGCTTCGGCGCCGGCGTCGACGCGGCGCTCGACAAGCTGCGCTTCGACGAGCGCTTCGAGCCCGACGTGTTCCACCTCGCGATCAGCAATTCCGTCGGCATCTTCATCGAGCAGGCGCGCGAGCCGAAGATGATGAAGCGGCTGCCGGCGTGGTATCTGGATGCGTTCGACGACGCGCACGCGTTCGTGCTGCTGCCGGTGCGCGTCGGCGCGGGTTCGGTGGCGCTGCTGTATGGCGACTGGGCGGGCGCGCAGCCGGCGCGGAAGATCACGCAGCAGGAAATGGCCGTGCTGAACGAGATGGCGCGGGAGTTGGGGCGGTTCTTCACGCACTGA
- the cdpA gene encoding cyclic di-GMP phosphodiesterase CdpA yields MPARASAPRRDDTVRNWLEQTVGPVDFLAHVDRELRFLYVSDASLRFIGYHRDYLHTLTLRDLIAEQDTAALEDLLARAARSGQVEKATMCIVKSLTYPLDVEVRAVKSRHHGVDGFAVAAFDVSSWRALEARLTYEMHHDPMTGLDNLSALVPALMRAQQLADESGTCAALVLLDLDDYQRINRALGYDAGDALLRETAQRLQALVTPDEQLARVASDKFAVVFTAADRARASDIAGALARRLQAAVRQPYVYNGQPVHLSASIGIALYPDERAAPHRAQHHSPLLRRADHALEQAKASGGNALAFHTPLDDRSDAERLKLEADLYDGVRNGEFSLHFQPITRSQSGAVVGVEALIRWSHPVHGLVPPATFIPLAESIGLINYLGNWVLKAACMQLVAWDRQELALQYVAVNVSPQQFRDPRFTQSVRDAISLTGIDPRRIVLEITESLLMHDPARAKGLLEELTELGIRFAIDDFGTGYSSLAYLQRFPLAKLKIDRSFVENLLTSRNDRAIVSAVVGLAQTLDLELVAEGVETEAQRELLTEMGCNHIQGWLVCQALPSEELAQRFEAQQLRLHEAA; encoded by the coding sequence ATGCCCGCGCGCGCCAGCGCGCCGCGTCGCGACGACACCGTGCGCAACTGGCTGGAGCAGACGGTCGGCCCGGTGGATTTCCTCGCCCATGTCGATCGCGAGCTGCGCTTTCTGTACGTATCCGACGCGAGCCTGCGCTTCATCGGCTATCACCGCGACTACCTGCACACGTTGACGCTGCGCGACCTGATCGCCGAACAGGATACCGCGGCGCTCGAAGACCTGCTCGCGCGCGCCGCGCGTTCCGGCCAAGTCGAGAAGGCGACGATGTGCATCGTCAAGTCGCTGACCTACCCGCTCGACGTCGAGGTGCGCGCGGTGAAGAGCCGCCACCACGGCGTCGACGGCTTCGCGGTCGCCGCGTTCGACGTGTCGTCGTGGCGGGCGCTCGAGGCGCGCCTCACCTACGAGATGCACCACGACCCGATGACGGGGCTCGACAACCTGTCGGCGCTGGTGCCCGCGCTGATGCGCGCGCAGCAGCTCGCCGACGAGTCCGGCACCTGCGCGGCGCTCGTGCTGCTCGACCTCGACGACTACCAGCGGATCAACCGCGCGCTCGGCTACGACGCCGGCGACGCGCTGCTGCGCGAGACCGCGCAGCGGCTGCAGGCGCTCGTGACGCCGGACGAGCAGCTCGCGCGGGTCGCGAGCGACAAGTTCGCGGTGGTGTTCACCGCCGCCGACCGCGCGCGGGCGAGCGACATCGCGGGCGCGCTCGCCCGCCGGCTGCAGGCCGCGGTGCGGCAGCCATACGTGTACAACGGGCAGCCCGTGCACCTGTCCGCGAGCATCGGCATCGCGCTCTATCCGGACGAGCGCGCGGCGCCGCATCGCGCGCAGCACCACAGCCCGCTGCTGCGCCGTGCGGACCATGCGCTCGAGCAGGCCAAGGCGTCGGGCGGCAACGCGCTCGCGTTCCACACGCCGCTCGACGACCGGTCCGACGCCGAGCGCCTGAAGCTCGAGGCCGACCTCTACGACGGCGTGCGCAACGGCGAATTCTCGCTGCATTTCCAGCCGATCACGCGCAGCCAGTCGGGCGCGGTGGTCGGCGTCGAGGCGCTGATCCGCTGGAGCCATCCGGTGCACGGGCTCGTGCCGCCGGCGACCTTCATTCCGCTCGCGGAATCGATCGGCCTCATCAACTACCTCGGCAACTGGGTGCTGAAGGCCGCGTGCATGCAGCTCGTCGCGTGGGACCGCCAGGAGCTCGCGCTGCAGTACGTCGCCGTCAACGTATCGCCGCAGCAGTTCCGCGATCCGCGCTTCACGCAGAGCGTGCGCGACGCGATCTCGCTGACCGGCATCGATCCGCGCCGGATCGTGCTCGAGATCACCGAAAGCCTGCTGATGCACGATCCCGCGCGCGCGAAAGGGTTGCTCGAGGAGCTGACCGAACTCGGCATCCGCTTCGCGATCGACGATTTCGGCACCGGCTATTCGAGCCTTGCCTACCTCCAGCGCTTCCCGCTCGCAAAGCTGAAGATCGACCGCAGCTTCGTCGAGAACCTGTTGACGTCGCGCAACGACCGCGCGATCGTGTCGGCGGTCGTCGGCCTCGCGCAGACGCTCGATCTCGAACTCGTCGCCGAAGGCGTCGAGACCGAGGCGCAGCGCGAACTGCTGACCGAGATGGGCTGTAACCATATCCAGGGCTGGCTCGTCTGCCAGGCGCTGCCGTCCGAGGAACTGGCGCAGCGCTTCGAGGCGCAGCAGCTCCGCCTGCACGAGGCGGCCTGA
- a CDS encoding peroxiredoxin yields the protein MKRKLTVMCAAAALVAGLALNAQAELKPGDTAPDFTTQASLGGKTYTYSLADALKKGPVVLYFYPAAFTKGCTIEAHAFADAVDHYAAYGATVIGVSADKIDTLTKFSVSECRSKFPVAADPDARIIRAYDAKLPALDRANRVSYVISPEGKVLYEYTSLSPDKHVENTLGAVKAWADAHPKQ from the coding sequence ATGAAGCGAAAACTGACGGTGATGTGCGCCGCGGCGGCGCTGGTGGCGGGTCTCGCGCTGAACGCGCAGGCAGAACTGAAGCCGGGCGATACCGCGCCGGATTTCACGACGCAGGCGTCGCTGGGCGGCAAGACTTACACGTACTCGCTCGCCGACGCACTGAAGAAGGGGCCGGTCGTGCTGTACTTCTACCCGGCCGCGTTCACGAAGGGCTGCACGATCGAGGCGCACGCGTTCGCGGACGCGGTCGACCACTATGCCGCGTACGGCGCGACCGTGATCGGCGTCTCCGCCGACAAGATCGACACGCTGACGAAGTTCTCGGTCAGCGAATGCCGCAGCAAATTCCCGGTGGCCGCCGACCCCGACGCGCGGATCATCCGCGCGTACGACGCGAAGCTGCCCGCGCTCGACCGCGCGAACCGCGTGTCCTACGTGATTTCGCCGGAAGGGAAGGTGCTGTACGAGTACACGAGCCTGTCGCCGGACAAGCACGTCGAGAATACGCTCGGCGCCGTCAAGGCGTGGGCGGACGCGCACCCGAAACAGTAA